GAATGTGTATTAGCTGCTGTATATTTGATCAACAGAATGCCCACAAGTGTACTACAGGGAAGGTCACCATATGAAGTCTTTCACAAGACTAAACCACAATTAGATCATCTAAGAACAATTGGATGCTTATGTTATTCAACTAAATCTGTCAAGGAAGATAAGTTTTCTTCTAGAGTTGATCAATGTGTTATGATGGGGTACTCTTTAACTCAGAAGGGATATATATTGTACAACTTGACTCTAAGAAAGTTTATTGTGACTAGAGATGTTGTGTTCAAAGAATACATATTCCCATTTAGTCAGCTAAAGGATGAGCATATGAGAGTATTAATTGAGCAACCATATTATGAATATGACACTGCTGAAGTTCATACACCACTAGATGTTGAGACTCTAGATGAACATGTTGAAGCACTTGTTCCTACTGAACATTTTTCTGAGGACATTACTGAAGAGCATGGTGATGACAATGTGGTTGATATACCTGGTTCTGTGTCCAGAGTTATACCTGGTTCTGTGTCCAGAGTTTCTTCAAGAATGTCTCGTCCACCTGCTTGGATGAAGGACTATGTTACTCATGTGACTGATTCAGTTCATCCTCATTCTTTAGCCAACTATGTGTCATATAATCATTTGTCTGGATCTTATCAGACATATTTAAGTACGATGTCTGCAGAAGTTGAGCCCAAAACATATGAAGAAGCAATTCAAGATCAAAGATGGATAGAATCCATGAAACAAGAGATTGTTGCATTAGAAGATAATGGCACATGGAAGGTTGTGAATTTTCCTTCAGGGAAACATGCCGtaggctgtaaatgggtgtttaaaataaaatacaaagcCACTGGAGAGATTGACAGGTTCAAAGCAAGGCTTGTAGCTAAAGGATACAGTCAAACTAAGGGTGTCAATTATCAGGAGACATTTTCACCAGTTGTGAAAATGGTTACTGTTAGAACTATTATTGCGATTGCAGCTGCTGAAAATTGGCAAATATTTCAAATGGATGTTTTCAATGCTTTTTTGCAAGGTGATTTAGATGAAGAAGTATATATGTAACTTCCTAAGGGTTTCATAAGTCAAGGGAACATAAAGTTTGTAAACTAAAAAAGTCACTATATGGTCTCAAGCAAGCATCTAGGTAGTGGAATGTTAAACTCACTGATGCATTGTTGAATTCTGGATACATACAAAGTCATTTGGATTACTCTTTGTTTACCAAGAGGAAGAAGTCAGCACTAGTAATTGTGTTGGTCTATGTAGATGATTTGTTGATTACAGGAAATGATTATGCACTGATACAGGAGACAAAGCAGGTTCTGCatcttcattttaaaataaaggatTTGGGAGAATTGAGGTATTTCTTGGGAATAGAGTTCTGTCGATCAGAACAAGGCATAGTGATGAATAAAAGGAAATAGGCATTGGAGTTAATTTTGGAAACAGGATTATCATGAGCTAGACCATCTTTAACACCTTTGGAGACAAATATGAAGCTTACAAGTGCTGATTATATGCAAGATGCCTCTGATGAACTGTTTACTGATATAAACATATATCAAAGATTGATTGGCAAATTACTATACCTCACAAAgactaggcctgatattgctTTCTCAGTTCAGTGTTTAAGTCAATTCATGCAGAAACCAACACTTTCCCACTGGAATGCAGCATTGAAGGTGGTTAAATATGTTAAAACAGCACCAGGTCTGCGGATACTCATGAGTTCTGATAAACAAGCACAGCTCACTGGTTTTTGTGATGCAGACTGGGCTGCTTGTCCAAACACCAGAAGATCAGTGATTGGTTATCTTTTGAAGTATGGGAAGTCTCTAATAGCATGGAAGTCTAAGAAACAAAATACAGTTTCTAGAAGTTCTGCATGTTTACATCCCTACTATTTCGAAATAGGGCGAAACGTCGCGGCAActcgaaaataattaattgattcaattttaacaaagtttgaaaaataaacgagttttaaaaaaaaagttgccacctaattttaggaaaactaggaaaccgattattaatctacgaaaccaatttgattctaggtaagggtttcaagttattccgaagggaagggattaggcacccttcgaaatccacaattgtggttcccgactgaattcattttttttcgaattgaggaagaatataaaataatatacagatataataaacatgcaatatacaaaataaaacaaaataataatcgGCCTAAAGTTAGCCTAACGTCGATATTCACAAGATAATGAAATTAAAAGTATGATTCGAATTTCATTCGAATAATTTCAAGGAGAAGCAACTCCGGGTACCTGTaaacacttagtaaaagagttagtaccaaataaatataaataaaaatgaataactcaaataataactaaaaaataaaaatccgtcttattaacatgggaggccttggaaatcgactgtaatttcttcatcggccaattccaacaactaaaattatatataaacttgAATTAGATTttcgtcttttaaaatggaaagcctccaaaaccgacggagagttttctcattggccattttaacaatttcaacaaacaatttatatgaacttaaactaaaaatttccgtcttttaaaatgggaaggcctctaaacccgacggatagatttttcattggccCTTTAACAAGTAAACAAacaatttatatgaacttaaactagaaatttccgtctttttaaaatgggaaagcctccaaaaccgacggagagtTTTTTCATTGGCCCTGTGAATATTTTCTAGCACAGTATTATACTAAACTAACTGAAGGACAATATAATAAGCAATATACGACCATCAAATTCTAACAACATATCCAAATAATAATACTGCAAATAACAACCAccaaataatcaatattttaataaatcaataataattagATAGTGATAACATAGCTACACGATTTCTGTACATATGTGAACTatgggaaataaataaattaacaaacttaataaattcatcaaaggatggcagcaacCATTTAAAAAGTATATCACTCATTAATATTAATcgaaaatagtataaaatcaaagGGCTAAACCTACATCTTTACCAACATTTGCAAATAAAAAGAGTGACTAATAGTGGccataaaataaacaaaataattaaattcaactCAACATTCGCAAACAGAGACAAAATATTACCccataaaataaaatgcaataGGCATAAATAGAGTTACCAGCATCGTGAAGGCTGCCTCTCCGTGGGTTATTTGGGTCTGCGAAGTTGTTGGCAATCTGAGCTCATCAGCTTCTTCTTTAATATTGAGCTGCAATTCTAAATCACCCTCCTCCTCCTCTCTTTTCctttcatcatcaatagctttTGACTTCCTTACAAGATCAGTATCATCTGCATCTGAATCAGAATCTACATTCGAATCGGCATGAACATCGGAACCATCGTCAGCATCACTGCTTGCTAATATATCAGCAGCGGAGGGGTCATCCAAGTAAGAAGATATGTCAGAATCTGAGTTCATTTCCTGTTGTTCTTCATCACCAGAACCTCCATCTTCTTCAAAATCTCCATCAGTTCCTTCACTGTCACTAAAAAGATCCTCCTTTTCCAGTGGCTTAGGTGGCAAAGGTTCCTTCTTCTGCTTCTTCTTGGTTGTTGTCTGTCGGAGATGGGGGTTACTGGTGGCTACTTCGAGTGGGAAtggagaagagaagaaggagggGGAGAGAGGGAGGGAGAGAAGCTGACGGAAAGAGGGAGAGGAGGAAGGGAGAGGGGCTAACGGAAAGAGGGAGGGGAAGGGTGAGAGGGGCTGACGGAAAGAGGGAGAGGGGCTGATGGAAAAGAGGGGAGAGGAAGGGGAAAGGGGAAGAAGGGAGGGGCTGGCGGCTGGAGGAAGGGGAGAGGGAAGGGGGAAAGGGAGGGGAGAGGCGGCTGGGAGGAAAAATGGGAAAAAGGGAGAGGGAAGggtttttgtcttttttttttcatcctcTCCACAAAATATTATCCACACCAAAAAAAATGGGCCTAAGTTATAGGCTTAGTACTGTGGCCCAAAATTCTTGCGATAgaattcctatttttttttattttgtatttgactaaattttagcTGTGCTAAATTCacacaaatattaataaatataacaaataaataaataaaatttcaaaattacgattttttttaaaatgttaggccaaaattgaGTGTCAACAGCTGTCCCTTTCGTTGTGTatgattgatgaaagaaatcGTGGACAACGAAAATTGAcaaacccaattttgaccgaacACATGACCTTTGTAGAGAAGTGCGGTTGCATGTGGTGGAAATCAATCCCAGACCTGTCTCCAAAAGGTTGTATGATGCGTTGCGTCCTTGTTGAAGTAGTTTgcacttttctttcttttttttttgattttttttgattgattttattttttttgattttttgattttttttttgagtttttgatttttttttgaagaaattcatCCTTTCGAATGCTCTTGACAACGACTTAGATAAAAATCGTCagcttaaaaatgcaatttaaatggAAGACAGTGTCTTTCACCGTGTCGACACTTAATTTCTCTCCTCGTCATTTAACGTCAGTTGACGTTGAGGGATAAATATTCCTTTGAGATGCACGATTCTTTTTCTGGCAGTGCATGATTGCTTgcagggcatgaatatcttctcgcgatgcgcAAATTTTGcaagggatgaaatcttctcgcgatgcataaaattttgcgagggatgggatcttctcgcaatgcacaaaattttgcgagggatgaaatcttctcgcgatgcttaaattccgcaaggtatgaaatcttcttgcgatatgtaaacttttgcgaggaattgaatcttctcgcgatgcataaaatttaacttgcgatgcatgaatattaatctgtgatgcatgaatattaactcgcaatggatgaatattaactagtgatgcatgaattaactcgcgatgcatgaattgactctcgatgcatgaatattaactagtgatgcatgaattgactctcgatgcatgatcttctgcggggcatgaatatcttcccgcaatacataaattccgcaaggtatgaaatcttcttgcgatgcatacatttctgcgaggtatgaaatcttctcgcgatgcatgaattttctgcgaggtatgaaatcttctcgcgatgcatgaatattaactcgcgatgcatgaatattaattaccgatgcatgaattaactctcgatacatgaatattaactctcgatg
The nucleotide sequence above comes from Solanum pennellii chromosome 9, SPENNV200. Encoded proteins:
- the LOC107030217 gene encoding uncharacterized protein LOC107030217, translated to MNSDSDISSYLDDPSAADILASSDADDGSDVHADSNVDSDSDADDTDLVRKSKAIDDERKREEEEGDLELQLNIKEEADELRLPTTSQTQITHGEAAFTMLVTLFMPIAFYFMG